The genomic segment TAATAAAGTGGAGAATATCGGAATCGAACCGACCACCTTCCCGCAATACTGCGGGACGCTCTATTAAACTTTAGAAATTAACCATTCTAAATATGTTCTTCTTTTTTTAGCTTTGATTTCAGATTCTCTTTTTACAGCTTCGCTTCTATTCTCAAAGGTTTCAAAATATTTGATTTGCCAATCAGAAGCACCAAGATTTTTCCTTGTGTTGTGTTCAGATAATCTGCGTTCCAAATTTTCAGTTTGACCGACATAGTATTTGTCGATATTGGAAGAATATAAGATGTAAACGAAATACATAAATTAAATAAAAAAGCATCAGTCAATTGACGGATGCTTTTAATAAAGTGGAGAATATCGGAATCGAACCGACCACCTCTTGCCTGCCAGGCAAGCGCTCTAGCCAAATGAGCTAATTCCCCAATCGGGTGTAAATGTAATAATTTCTATGTATAGGAGTGATTTTAATATTTTAAAATATAAGGTTTTCTTATTTACAGTATTTTTCTCTTTCTAAATCTTCTTTGTGGTTCTGACTCTTAGCATATTTCCAATCTAAGCATGCTCCAGACTTATCTCCCAATTCAAATTTTGAATCTGCTCTTATTCCATAAGCATCAATATTATGTTCATTTAATTCAATAGCTTTAGTACAATCTTCAATCGAACCGACATAATCTTTTAAGTAATATTTAGCCAATCCTCTATTAAAAAAATAGACCTCATCTTCATTATAAAAAATTGCTAAAGAATAATCTTTTATAGCACCTTCAAAGTCACTTTTGAGGAGCTTAGCATATGCCCTGCCAGAATATCCATATTCATTTCCACCTGGCAACGAAAGCTCAATTGATTTACTATAATCTTTAATAGCTTTATCATAATCACCTAATGCTACCATGGAATTACCTCTCCAATTATAATTTATACTATTATTAGGGTCAAAAGCTATTGCTTTAATATAAATAACAATTGCTTCAACATATTTCTTTTCATTATGTTTATCAAGTCCTGCCATTGCAAATTCTGCGCTTTTCATACTTTTTTCTTCAGTACTTAATAATTCTTCCTCAGCACTTAATGTATATTCATCGATAACAATAACTTCTTCTTTATTCTGTTCTTTATTTTCTAATGAGGAATCAGAACAGCCCATTAAAAGACAACAAATAATTATGGAGTATAGTTTCATATTCTATCTAATATAAAGAGAATAGTAAATGTAAGAAGTATAAGAATAACAATCATTATAAGATATCTTAAACATCCACTTCTCCCATTATCTCCATATCTTCCTTTTTGACCAATAGGAGCGACGAAAAATTTGGTAACATTACCTAAGCTCATAGTATAAATATATTAATTTCCTTAAAGGAAATACATTATTAAAAATAAACCAATTACCACAAGCCCTATAATAATGTATGAAATACAGCCATTATTACTACCTCGAATACCCCAGTAACCACCTTTGTGGTTATTGGTTTTACCAACAAGAGCCTCTTTTTCACCAAATCCAGTTTTTTCTACTCCAGCCATTTCTTAAAATTTAAAATGTTGGTATCACAGGCTTGTTATTTAAAATCTTTTCAATTTGTTCGATAACGTCAGGTGTTAATTTGTTTTTTGCATCAATGGCTTTAAAGTTTTCTTTAAGTTGAGCAGTTTTACTTGCTCCAAGAATAACCGTGCTCACCTGTTGGTTTTTTAGACACCAAGCAATAGCTAAAACGGGTAAACTCATTCCCAACTCTTTCGCTAAAACACTTAGTTTTTCAGCTTTTTTAATGTTTTCTTTTTCTAAAACAGATTTTTTTAACCAATCCATTCCTTCCATGTTAAGTCGAGTTCCTTTTGGGTCTTTATTTTGATTGTATTTACCCGTTAACACTCCCGAAGCTAAAGGAGACCAAATCGTAGTTCCTAAACCAACCGTTTTATATATTTGGTCAAATTCTACTTCTACTTTTGCTCTGTGTAGCATGTTGTATTGTGGTTGCTCCATGGTAGGACCAATTAAATTGTACTGTTTAGCAACCATGTGTGCTTCCATAATTTCTTGAGCACTCCATTCAGATGTTCCCCAGTATAAAATTTTACCTTGTGTAATGAGGTTGTGCATCGCCCAAACGGTTTCTTCAATGGGTGTATTTTTGTCGGGTCTATGACAGAAAAACAAATCTAAATAATCCACTTTTAGTCTGTCTAATGCTTGGTGGCAAGCCTCAAAAACATGTTTTCTACTTAAGCCATTTTGGTTGGGTTTTGTATTTTCAGTACCTCTAAAACCAAAAAATACTTTACTCGAAACACAATAAGAATCCCTGTCCCATTTCATTTTCTTCAGCACCTTTCCCATCACTATTTCAGATTCTCCACGAGCATAAATTTCGGCGTTATCAAAAAAATTAACACCATTATCGTAGGCAATTTTCATTAAATCTTCGGCAGTATTGTTTTCTATTTGCTTACCAAAAGTTAACCAACTCCCTAACGATAATTCACTCAATTGTAAACCTGACTTTCCTAATCTTCTGTATTCCATTTTTAAAATTCTATTTGTTTTATTTGCTTTAAAGGTATTAAAAATTATAAATTTGAGGAAACAAAAGCAGGTATGTCAGATAAAATAAACTCAAACAAAGCACCAAAACCAATGGGGTTATATCCTCATGCTCGTAAGGTGGGTAATTTATTGTTTTTATCGGGTGTTGGTCCGAGAGCAGCTGGTTCGGGTAGCGAAGAAGCCAACATACCAGGCTTAAAGTATGATAAAAACGGTAACTACGAGGCTTTTGATTTTGAAGCTCAATGCCGTTCGGTGTTTGATAATGTTAGAGTAATTTTAGAAGAATCTGGTTCTGACTGGGATAAAATTGTGGATGTTACAGTTTTTTTAACTGACATGAAACGTGATTTTAAAACCTACAACCGAGTTTATGCCGAATATTTTAATACCAATCAGCCTTGTAGAACTACCGTTGAGGTAAATGCATTGCCATCACCAATTTGTATTGAATTAAAGTGTATTGCTACAATTTAATTTAAATGTGATTTAGCCCATATTAAAGCTTTTGTTTTAGAGCTAAATACTTTAATGGGATGAATGTCTTTGTTTGATTTCATGAAGAAATTTGAAATTATACGTTGTGCTAAACTTTGTACAACAATAGCTAAAGCCTTTCTATTTTTAATGTGTTCGTCATTTGAAGAAATTTCTCTAGCTTCTTTTGTAATGATAGTATGGTTTCCTGCTTCATAAACAGAAACATAGCATTTTCCTCCCGTCATTTCTTCAGTAACTTTTCTTAATTCAACAACATCTTCTATCTCAATTTCCACATCATCTTTGTATCTAACATTGATTACGCCCTCTTCTAATAAGGAGCAAAAGGCTTTATGTAATTCTACGGTTTTCATTTTTCTAAACCAAAGATAATCAAATAACTAACAGTGAATTATTACTTGAATTAAAAGTTTATTAAAATTCGTTAATTTCGCGTTTCGAAATTAGCCTTAAAAATGAGCAAATACACAGAATATAAAGGATTAAACCTGCCAAATGTTGCCAAAGAAGTATTGGATAGATGGGAGGAAAACAAGGTTTTTGAAAAAAGCGTTGAAACCAGAGAAGGGAACAAACCTTTTGTCTTTTTTGAAGGACCTCCTTCAGCAAATGGGTTACCAGGTATTCACCACGTTATGGGGCGTGCTATAAAAGATATTTTTTGTCGCTACAAAACATTAAAAGGCTATCAAGTTAAACGTAAAGCTGGTTGGGATACGCACGGTTTACCAGTAGAGTTGGGAGTTGAAAAAGAATTGGGAATTACCAAAGAAGATATCGGAAAAAAAATTACAGTTGAAGAATACAACAATGCTTGTAAAGAAGCCGTAATGCGTTACACCGATATTTGGAACAACCTTACCAAACAAATGGGGTATTGGGTGGATATGAACGACCCATACATTACTTACGAAAACAAATACATAGAGTCGGTTTGGTGGTTGTTGGGTGAGTTGTACAAGAAAAACTTGTTGTACAAAGGTTATACCATCCAACCTTATTCACCTGCTGCAGGTACAGGTTTAAGCTCGCACGAGTTAAACCAACCGGGTTGTTACAAAGATGTAAAAGATACAACGGTTGTAGCGCAGTTTAAAAGCCCCCTAACCCCCGAAGGGGGAATGGAAAATTCCATTAGCAAGGCTTTTAATTTGGATAGCGCGTTGGCAAATTCCTCCCCTTCGGGGAGGTTGGGTGGGGCTTTCTTCCTAGCGTGGACAACCACACCTTGGACTTTACCATCGAATACAGCGTTGGCTGTTGGAAAAAATATTGATTATGTGTTGGTAGAAACCTTTAATCAATATACATTTTTACCAGTAAAATTGGTTTTAGCTAAAAACTTGGTGGCTAAACAATTTTCAAAACCTTATTTTGAAAGTGTTTCTGAGGAAGATTTTCAAAATTTTAAAGATGGAGATAAAACCATTCCTTATAAAATTTTAGCTGAATGTAAAGGTTCAGATTTAGTAGATATCCAATACGAACAATTATTGCCTTATGCATTACCTTATGAAAATGCTGATAAAGCTTTTAGAGTAATACCTGGAGATTTTGTAACTACCGAAGATGGAACAGGTATCGTACACATTGCTCCAACTTTTGGTGCTGATGATGCTAAAGTGGCTAAAGAAGCAGGAGTTCCACCAATGTTGGTGTTAGATGAGAACGGAAATGCAGTTCCTTTAGTTGATTTACAAGGTAGATTCCGACCAGAAATGGGTGAGTTTGCAGGTAAATTTGTGAAGAACGAATATTACAATACAGGGGAAGAGCCAGAGAAATCGGTTGATGTAGAAATTGCTATTAAACTGAAAGAAGAAAATAAGGCGTTTAAAGTTGAAAAATACGAACACAGTTATCCGCATTGTTGGAGAACTGATAAGCCTGTTTTATATTACCCATTAGATTCATGGTTTATTAAATCTACTGCGGTTAAAGAGCGTATGATTGCCTTGAACAAAACCATTAACTGGAAACCTGAAAGTACAGGTACAGGAAGGTTTGGTAATTGGTTAGAGAACTTGAACGATTGGAATTTATCGCGTTCGCGTTATTGGGGAATCCCCATTCCAATTTGGAGAACAGAAGATGGTGCGGAGGCAATTTGTATTTCTTCGGTTGAGCAATTAAAAGGAGAAATAGAAAAATCAATGTCAGCAGGGTTAATGATTAAAAACCCATTGGCTGATTTTGTTGTTGGTGATATGACCAAAGCCAATTATGATAAATTCGATTTGCATAAAAATTATGTGGATGAGGTAATCTTGGTTTCTGCATCGGGTAAACCCATGAAACGCGAAACTGATTTAATTGATGTTTGGTTTGATTCGGGTTCTATGCCAACAGCACAGTTGCATTACCCTTTCGAAAATAAAGACTTGATTGAAAAAGAACATTTAGGTGTTGCCGACTTTATTGCTGAAGGTGTTGACCAAACTAGAGGTTGGTTTTTTACGCTTCATGCGATAGCAACTATGGTTTTTGATAATATTGCATACAAAAATGTGGTTTCAAACGGTTTGGTGTTAGACAAAAACGGACAAAAAATGTCTAAACGTTTAGGAAATGCTATCGACCCATTTGAAACATTGGATAAGTATGGTCCTGATGCTACTCGTTGGTACATGATTACCAATGCCCAACCTTGGGATAATTTACGATTTGATATTGATGGAATAGCTGAAGTTCAACGTAAGTTTTTTGGAACATTATACAACACTTACGGTTTCTTTGCTTTGTATGCCAATCTTGATGGGTTTAAGTACCAAGAAGCTGAAATTGCATTAGAAAAACGACCAGAAATTGATCGTTGGATCATTTCAAAACTCAACTCCTTAATCAAAGAAGTGGATGAGTTGTACAACACTTACGAGCCTACAAAAGCTGGTCGTGCTGTTCAAGAATTTGTAAACGACCATTTAAGTAATTGGTACGTTCGTTTGTGTAGAAGACGTTTCTGGAAAGGAGATTATTCTGAAGATAAAATTGCAGCGTATCAAACCTTGTATCGTTGTTTGGAAGTAGT from the Flavobacteriales bacterium genome contains:
- a CDS encoding GIY-YIG nuclease family protein; translation: MYFVYILYSSNIDKYYVGQTENLERRLSEHNTRKNLGASDWQIKYFETFENRSEAVKRESEIKAKKRRTYLEWLISKV
- a CDS encoding tetratricopeptide repeat protein; amino-acid sequence: MKLYSIIICCLLMGCSDSSLENKEQNKEEVIVIDEYTLSAEEELLSTEEKSMKSAEFAMAGLDKHNEKKYVEAIVIYIKAIAFDPNNSINYNWRGNSMVALGDYDKAIKDYSKSIELSLPGGNEYGYSGRAYAKLLKSDFEGAIKDYSLAIFYNEDEVYFFNRGLAKYYLKDYVGSIEDCTKAIELNEHNIDAYGIRADSKFELGDKSGACLDWKYAKSQNHKEDLEREKYCK
- a CDS encoding aldo/keto reductase, which gives rise to MEYRRLGKSGLQLSELSLGSWLTFGKQIENNTAEDLMKIAYDNGVNFFDNAEIYARGESEIVMGKVLKKMKWDRDSYCVSSKVFFGFRGTENTKPNQNGLSRKHVFEACHQALDRLKVDYLDLFFCHRPDKNTPIEETVWAMHNLITQGKILYWGTSEWSAQEIMEAHMVAKQYNLIGPTMEQPQYNMLHRAKVEVEFDQIYKTVGLGTTIWSPLASGVLTGKYNQNKDPKGTRLNMEGMDWLKKSVLEKENIKKAEKLSVLAKELGMSLPVLAIAWCLKNQQVSTVILGASKTAQLKENFKAIDAKNKLTPDVIEQIEKILNNKPVIPTF
- a CDS encoding RidA family protein translates to MSDKINSNKAPKPMGLYPHARKVGNLLFLSGVGPRAAGSGSEEANIPGLKYDKNGNYEAFDFEAQCRSVFDNVRVILEESGSDWDKIVDVTVFLTDMKRDFKTYNRVYAEYFNTNQPCRTTVEVNALPSPICIELKCIATI
- a CDS encoding isoleucine--tRNA ligase; the protein is MSKYTEYKGLNLPNVAKEVLDRWEENKVFEKSVETREGNKPFVFFEGPPSANGLPGIHHVMGRAIKDIFCRYKTLKGYQVKRKAGWDTHGLPVELGVEKELGITKEDIGKKITVEEYNNACKEAVMRYTDIWNNLTKQMGYWVDMNDPYITYENKYIESVWWLLGELYKKNLLYKGYTIQPYSPAAGTGLSSHELNQPGCYKDVKDTTVVAQFKSPLTPEGGMENSISKAFNLDSALANSSPSGRLGGAFFLAWTTTPWTLPSNTALAVGKNIDYVLVETFNQYTFLPVKLVLAKNLVAKQFSKPYFESVSEEDFQNFKDGDKTIPYKILAECKGSDLVDIQYEQLLPYALPYENADKAFRVIPGDFVTTEDGTGIVHIAPTFGADDAKVAKEAGVPPMLVLDENGNAVPLVDLQGRFRPEMGEFAGKFVKNEYYNTGEEPEKSVDVEIAIKLKEENKAFKVEKYEHSYPHCWRTDKPVLYYPLDSWFIKSTAVKERMIALNKTINWKPESTGTGRFGNWLENLNDWNLSRSRYWGIPIPIWRTEDGAEAICISSVEQLKGEIEKSMSAGLMIKNPLADFVVGDMTKANYDKFDLHKNYVDEVILVSASGKPMKRETDLIDVWFDSGSMPTAQLHYPFENKDLIEKEHLGVADFIAEGVDQTRGWFFTLHAIATMVFDNIAYKNVVSNGLVLDKNGQKMSKRLGNAIDPFETLDKYGPDATRWYMITNAQPWDNLRFDIDGIAEVQRKFFGTLYNTYGFFALYANLDGFKYQEAEIALEKRPEIDRWIISKLNSLIKEVDELYNTYEPTKAGRAVQEFVNDHLSNWYVRLCRRRFWKGDYSEDKIAAYQTLYRCLEVVAQLSSPIAPFYSDKLYTDLSKISGKGNAVSVHLSDFPAANESYIDVDLEQRMEIAQQVSSMVLSLRKKEQIKVRQPLQKIMVPILDEKFKRQLQDVADLILSEVNVKEIEYLEDTAGVLVKSIKPNFKTLGPKYGKIMKQIAAVVTQFNQDDIQNFEKNNGVKLTVEGEEVVLDNNDVEIATQDIPGWLVVTENGLTVALDITLSQELKEEGIAREFINRIQNLRKDSGFEVTDKISLKIVKHDEINEAIIKNKNYICSETLTNKLDLVEVLEQNNGVLVELDENVSTLISIDKLN